Proteins found in one Nostoc sp. NIES-3756 genomic segment:
- the tuf gene encoding elongation factor Tu, protein MARAKFERTKPHVNIGTIGHVDHGKTTLTAAITMTLAALGQAVAKGYDQIDNAPEEKARGITINTAHVEYETANRHYAHVDCPGHADYVKNMITGAAQMDGAILVVAATDGPMPQTREHILLAKQVGVPRLVVFLNKEDMMEDEELLELVELELRELLTEYDFDGDEIPIVRGSGLQALEAMTKNPKTQRGENPWVDKIYALMDAVDSYIPDPERDVDKPFLMAVEDVFSITGRGTVATGRIERGKVKVGDVVELVGIRDTRNTTVTGIEMFKKSLDEGMAGDNAGVLLRGIQKADIERGMVIAKPGSITPHTQFEGEVYVLTEKEGGRKTPFFPGYRPQFYVRTTDVTGTITAFTSDEGAAAEMVMPGDRIKMTVELINPIAIEQGMRFAIREGGRTIGAGVVSKIVK, encoded by the coding sequence ATGGCACGCGCAAAGTTTGAAAGAACGAAACCCCACGTAAACATCGGTACAATTGGCCACGTTGACCACGGTAAAACAACCTTAACAGCAGCTATCACCATGACCTTGGCTGCTTTAGGTCAAGCAGTAGCTAAAGGCTACGACCAAATTGACAACGCACCTGAAGAAAAGGCGCGGGGTATCACCATCAACACCGCTCACGTTGAATACGAAACCGCTAACCGTCACTATGCTCACGTAGACTGTCCTGGTCACGCTGACTATGTGAAAAACATGATCACTGGTGCGGCACAAATGGACGGCGCAATTCTCGTAGTTGCTGCTACCGATGGCCCTATGCCCCAAACTCGTGAACACATCCTGTTAGCTAAACAGGTAGGCGTTCCTCGGTTGGTAGTCTTCCTCAACAAAGAAGACATGATGGAAGACGAAGAATTACTAGAGTTGGTAGAACTAGAACTCAGAGAACTGCTGACTGAGTACGACTTTGATGGTGATGAAATCCCCATCGTTAGAGGTTCTGGCTTACAAGCTCTAGAAGCAATGACCAAGAATCCTAAGACCCAACGCGGCGAAAACCCTTGGGTAGATAAAATCTACGCATTGATGGATGCTGTAGATTCTTACATCCCCGACCCAGAACGCGACGTAGACAAGCCCTTCTTGATGGCGGTAGAAGACGTATTCTCTATTACTGGTCGTGGTACAGTTGCTACTGGTCGGATTGAGCGCGGTAAGGTGAAAGTCGGCGATGTTGTAGAACTAGTAGGTATCAGAGATACCCGCAACACCACCGTTACCGGGATTGAAATGTTCAAGAAGAGTCTTGACGAAGGTATGGCTGGAGACAACGCTGGTGTACTCCTGCGTGGTATCCAAAAGGCTGATATCGAACGCGGTATGGTCATAGCTAAACCTGGTTCTATCACCCCTCACACCCAGTTTGAAGGTGAAGTTTACGTTCTTACTGAGAAAGAAGGTGGTCGGAAAACCCCCTTCTTCCCAGGCTACCGTCCTCAATTCTACGTGCGGACAACAGACGTAACCGGTACTATCACAGCTTTCACCTCAGACGAGGGTGCTGCAGCTGAAATGGTAATGCCCGGCGATCGCATCAAAATGACAGTAGAGTTGATCAACCCAATCGCTATTGAGCAAGGTATGCGCTTCGCTATTCGTGAAGGTGGTCGTACCATTGGTGCTGGTGTCGTTTCTAAAATCGTCAAGTAG